The candidate division WOR-3 bacterium nucleotide sequence TAACCAGCGGAATCGAGGCTGAGATTGTTACCAAATTTGAGTCGTTCAACCCACTCCATAGTGTAAAAGACCGAATCGGCTATGCGATGATTCTAGACGCTGAAGAAAAAGATTGCCTATTTTTTAATGAACAGTTTTTACGGCTCCTCTTTTTTTGATAAGAGACAGATACCCAATGCAAGGAATAATAAGCCAAAGAATTGTAATGCGGTAATAAATTCCTTTAAAATCACAAATCCTAACAACGATGCAAAAAATGGAGTAGCAAGTTCTAAGGCAGAGACCTGGGCGGCTTTGATTCTTTTTAGCCCTTTGTAATATAAAATTGTACCAATGCCGATGACAAAGCCTAAAAGAACTTGATATATATTTGCTATTTTGATTCCATGGGTCAGCAGAAGATATACAAAAAATATTATCCCGGCAAATAAGAATCTGTAGAATGCAATCACTTGTGCAGGGAGTTCTCTTAAATATTTTCTGGTGGTTATTGCGGTTGTTGCCCAGGCAAAGGTGGCAAAGAGCACAAGGAGGTCACCGAAAGTCCCGAGTTTCAAATCCTTAGATTATCAATCGTCTTCGTTGATACAAAAATACCAGCAAATATCATAAATATGATTCCCAGATAATCAAATTTTGTAAGACGGTCTGATTTCAAAAAGAAATAGCCTAAGATTACAATAAAAATCGGCTGGGTATGTCCAATAAGAACTGCGTTTATGACCATTACCTTTGTGAATGCATATGTATAAAGAAAGTCTGCAAACAAAGTTGCGACTATTGAGAGATAAATGAGCCATTTTAAATCTCTTGTCTTAACCTTTAGATCTCTTGGATTTTTTAAGAAGGCATAGACGGTTATAATCATTAAACAGAATAGAACTCTCGTGGCAAAGGTATTCAGAACATCGGTTGCCTGGAAAGATAATTTTGCAAATATCGGCTCCAGTGCCCACATCACACTCGCACCAAGAACTGCAAGTATACCAATCGTCTTATTTGAAGGCAAAGAAAATAATAGACAAAAAATTATGTGTGGTAATAGGGAAGAGGTTGCGATTTAGTTAATAGTTATTTGGTTTGGAACCTAAAAAGAATTATAGGCCATTCTATTTTTATTAATTATTGTTTGGGATCAGGTGCTTTGGATTTGATTAACAATACAGGCTGTGAAACTATAAAACGAAAACGGATTAAATACTGCCATTTTAATAAAACATTTATTGACATCACCTCTTTTTTTGTTATAATCTAAGCGTTGAAAGGAGCGAAATGATAATTAATCTTACATTGCTTATTCTTTCTTTCAGTCCTATTCAAGTTTATGAGCATCAACTTGATAATGGACTCAAAATCTTAGTGTATGAAGACCATTTTGCACCGGTCGTTGCAACTCAAATTCATTATAAGGTAGGTTCATATAATGAATTTCTTGGATGCACCGGTATTTCCCATTTATTAGAACATATGGCATTCAGGGGTACAAAAAATTATGGTCCTAAAGAATATGACCGTATCATTGATGAGGCAGGTGGTGAAGAAAATGCCTTTACCTCAACCCATCAAACCGTCTACTGGGCGAATCTTTATAAGGACCGTTATGAATTAGAATTGATGTTAGAAGCAGACCGTATGCAGAATTTGCTTATTGCTGAGAAGGAATTTATACCAGAAAAAGGCGTGGTGATGGAAGAACGCAGACTTGGTGAGAACGATCCCTACGGAAATCTCTTTGAGATGATGGACCAAATGACTTATCTTTATGCTCCATATCGAAATCCGACGATTGGTTATATGGTTGATTTGCAGAA carries:
- a CDS encoding DMT family transporter; the protein is MPSNKTIGILAVLGASVMWALEPIFAKLSFQATDVLNTFATRVLFCLMIITVYAFLKNPRDLKVKTRDLKWLIYLSIVATLFADFLYTYAFTKVMVINAVLIGHTQPIFIVILGYFFLKSDRLTKFDYLGIIFMIFAGIFVSTKTIDNLRI
- a CDS encoding DMT family transporter, with amino-acid sequence MKLGTFGDLLVLFATFAWATTAITTRKYLRELPAQVIAFYRFLFAGIIFFVYLLLTHGIKIANIYQVLLGFVIGIGTILYYKGLKRIKAAQVSALELATPFFASLLGFVILKEFITALQFFGLLFLALGICLLSKKEEP